One genomic window of Macrobrachium rosenbergii isolate ZJJX-2024 chromosome 51, ASM4041242v1, whole genome shotgun sequence includes the following:
- the LOC136833115 gene encoding uncharacterized protein, with amino-acid sequence MVKVGGAVNSLEMSDNVAAVDPLVVGSLPTKSLWERADITVHRADKTAALVLINTSEYHQKLDEILADAMKFQRITKNPVDQIKQEANRIIETINTTTNATHLNPIIGDFNLVHIYGNVKTHKHNNPLRPIISQIPTPPYHLAKKLNILLTPYIPSTYSLKLSAEFLDALRSAPVGGCIASMDVEFLFTNVPVDETIEMIAYRVYRTH; translated from the coding sequence ATGGTGAAGGTCGGGGGCGCTGTCAATAGTCTCGAAATGTCTGACAATGTCGCTGCGGTGGATCCTCTGGTTGTGGGCAGTCTTCCAACAAAAAGTCTATGGGAACGTGCTGACATTACTGTCCATCGCGCCGATAAAACTGCTGCCTTGGTCCTCATTAATACCTCTGAGTACCATCAGAAACTGGATGAAATCCTGGCTGATGCGATGAAGTTTCAACGTATCACAAAGAACCCTGTAGATCAAATCAAACAAGAGGCTAATAGAATCATCGAAACCATCAATACCACCACCAATGCAACCCACCTTAACCCCATTATAGGCGATTTTAATCTTGTCCATATCTATGGTAACGTAAAGACTCATAAACACAATAACCCCCTAAGACCAATCATCAGTCAAATTCCCACACCTCCTTACCACCTTGCAAAGAAACTCAATATCCTCCTAACCCCTTATATTCCTTCTACCTATAGTTTGAAGTTATCTGCAGAGTTCCTTGATGCCCTTAGATCTGCGCCTGTCGGAGGATGCATTGCATCAATGGACGTTGAATTCCTTTTCACCAACGTACCGGTGGACGAAACCATCGAGATGATCGCCTATCGCGTCTACAGGACCCATTGA